In the genome of Candidatus Microbacterium phytovorans, one region contains:
- a CDS encoding leucyl aminopeptidase produces MPFPELSFTTSALADIEADALVLALPPIGAASDALAALPGLAEVLEGVGFSGAAGSVIRAYAPGVTSLPLFVVGIGTNPDAVAVRDAVGAAVRTTTGFDDLAVSAPTVPALVRAVAEGVVLGGYRFQGYKRDAGKPRASRVVIAAPEVPAESDQRVVAAVGRATALVKDLVHIPAEWLGPQDLADRAVEAAAGLPVSVDVFDERRLAEEGFGGILGVGQGSDRPPRLVRLEYAPEGATRHIALVGKGITFDTGGLSLKPPAGMVGMKYDMCGAATVLAVVTAAARLEAPVRVTGWLCIADNMPSGRATRPGDVVRIADGTTVEVLNTDAEGRLVLADGLVAASREQPDVLIDVATLTGAISVALGNRHTGVMGDDVAVGEYLAAAERAGEPAWPLPLPEHMEEELDSPIADLQNAKIGDPAGGSLFAGLFLRRFVGRVSEEADAPRIPWVHLDIAGSGTTKAAFGSTDKGPTAATVRSLIEFVTGDAS; encoded by the coding sequence ATGCCGTTCCCGGAGCTGTCGTTCACCACGTCCGCCCTGGCCGACATCGAGGCGGATGCCCTCGTGCTGGCCCTCCCCCCGATCGGAGCCGCCAGCGATGCGCTGGCGGCGCTTCCGGGCCTTGCGGAAGTGCTGGAGGGGGTCGGCTTCTCCGGCGCGGCGGGAAGCGTCATCCGCGCGTACGCGCCGGGCGTGACCTCTCTGCCGCTCTTCGTCGTCGGCATCGGCACGAACCCTGACGCGGTGGCGGTGCGCGACGCGGTCGGCGCGGCCGTCCGCACGACGACGGGATTCGACGACCTCGCCGTCTCCGCGCCCACTGTTCCCGCGCTCGTCCGCGCCGTCGCCGAAGGTGTCGTGCTCGGGGGCTACCGGTTCCAAGGGTACAAACGCGATGCAGGCAAGCCCCGCGCCTCACGCGTCGTGATCGCCGCGCCGGAGGTGCCCGCGGAGTCCGACCAGCGCGTCGTCGCCGCTGTCGGTCGGGCAACGGCGCTCGTGAAGGACCTCGTCCATATCCCCGCGGAGTGGCTCGGCCCGCAGGATCTCGCCGACCGCGCCGTCGAGGCAGCGGCGGGGCTACCCGTGTCGGTCGACGTGTTCGATGAGCGTCGGCTCGCCGAGGAGGGCTTCGGCGGCATCCTCGGGGTCGGGCAGGGCTCGGATCGACCGCCGCGCCTCGTGCGATTGGAGTACGCGCCCGAGGGTGCGACACGTCACATCGCGCTGGTCGGCAAGGGGATCACCTTCGACACCGGCGGTCTGTCGTTGAAGCCTCCCGCGGGGATGGTGGGTATGAAGTACGACATGTGCGGTGCCGCGACCGTGCTCGCCGTCGTCACCGCCGCTGCCCGGCTCGAGGCGCCGGTGCGCGTCACGGGCTGGCTCTGCATCGCGGACAACATGCCGTCGGGGCGCGCGACGCGTCCCGGTGACGTGGTCCGCATCGCCGACGGCACCACGGTGGAGGTTCTCAACACGGATGCCGAAGGTCGGCTCGTGCTCGCGGACGGTCTCGTCGCCGCCAGCCGCGAGCAGCCCGACGTCCTCATCGATGTAGCGACTCTCACCGGCGCGATCTCGGTCGCGCTGGGGAACCGGCACACGGGCGTCATGGGCGATGACGTCGCCGTCGGCGAATACCTCGCCGCCGCGGAACGCGCCGGTGAACCGGCGTGGCCGCTCCCGCTGCCCGAACACATGGAGGAGGAGCTGGACTCCCCTATCGCCGATCTCCAGAATGCGAAGATCGGCGACCCGGCCGGCGGATCGCTCTTCGCGGGGCTCTTCCTCCGGCGATTCGTCGGGCGGGTCTCCGAAGAAGCCGACGCGCCACGCATCCCCTGGGTCCACCTCGACATCGCGGGTTCCGGAACCACAAAGGCCGCGTTCGGGTCCACGGACAAGGGCCCGACGGCGGCGACCGTCCGTTCACTCATCGAGTTCGTCACAGGAGACGCATCATGA
- the lpdA gene encoding dihydrolipoyl dehydrogenase has product MTEHAADIVILGGGSGGYAAALRAAELGKSVVLIEKDKLGGTCLHRGCIPTKALLHSAEVAEHVRDAASVGVTATFDGIDMPGVTAYREGIVAKKFKGLEGLVKARGITVVAGEGRLLADRGVAVGEDVYRGTDVVLATGSFTKLIPGLEAGGRILTSEEALALQEVPSRVVILGGGVIGVEFASVWRSFGVEVTIVEALDHLVPNEDVALSKGLERAFRKRGIVAKLGQRFASAEQSDDSVTVRLEGGEELVADYLLVAIGRGPATAGLGFEDAGVTLDRGFVPVDERLRTNVPHVWAVGDIVPGLQLAHRGFQQGIFVAEEIAGLAPVAVPETTIPRVTYSSPEVASVGVTEAQARAEHGDRVVAYEYNLAGNGKSEIIGTAGLVKVVRLADGPVVGVHLVGDRVGELITEGQLAVGWEAHPEDLAPLIHAHPTQSEALGEAFLALAGKPLHAL; this is encoded by the coding sequence ATGACCGAGCACGCAGCCGACATCGTCATCCTCGGAGGCGGGAGCGGAGGGTACGCCGCCGCGCTCCGGGCCGCGGAGCTCGGCAAGTCCGTCGTGCTCATCGAGAAGGACAAGCTCGGGGGTACGTGCCTGCATCGCGGCTGCATCCCGACCAAAGCGCTCCTCCACTCGGCGGAGGTCGCCGAGCACGTCCGCGACGCGGCGTCGGTCGGCGTGACGGCCACGTTCGACGGGATCGACATGCCCGGGGTCACGGCGTACCGCGAAGGTATCGTCGCGAAGAAGTTCAAGGGTCTCGAGGGACTTGTGAAGGCCCGCGGGATCACCGTCGTCGCCGGCGAGGGTCGCTTGCTCGCCGACCGCGGCGTCGCGGTGGGCGAGGACGTCTATCGCGGTACCGACGTGGTGCTGGCCACCGGGTCGTTCACCAAGTTGATCCCCGGCCTCGAAGCGGGGGGACGCATCCTCACGAGCGAGGAGGCCCTCGCCCTGCAGGAGGTCCCGAGCCGGGTCGTGATCCTCGGCGGCGGCGTCATCGGGGTGGAGTTCGCCAGCGTCTGGCGCTCCTTCGGCGTCGAGGTCACCATCGTCGAGGCGCTCGACCATCTCGTGCCCAATGAGGACGTCGCGCTGAGCAAGGGGCTCGAGCGAGCATTCCGCAAGCGCGGCATCGTGGCGAAGTTGGGTCAGCGATTCGCGTCGGCCGAGCAGTCGGACGACAGCGTCACGGTGCGCTTGGAGGGCGGGGAGGAACTCGTCGCCGACTACCTCCTCGTCGCTATCGGTCGTGGCCCTGCGACCGCTGGTCTCGGATTCGAGGATGCCGGTGTCACCCTCGACCGAGGGTTCGTGCCGGTCGATGAGCGGCTGCGCACGAACGTTCCCCATGTCTGGGCCGTCGGGGACATCGTGCCTGGCCTCCAGCTCGCCCATCGGGGGTTCCAGCAGGGAATCTTCGTCGCTGAGGAGATCGCGGGTCTTGCCCCCGTGGCGGTTCCCGAGACCACGATCCCGCGCGTCACCTATTCGAGCCCTGAGGTCGCTTCGGTGGGGGTCACGGAGGCGCAGGCGCGCGCCGAGCACGGTGACCGTGTCGTGGCGTACGAGTACAACCTGGCAGGCAACGGCAAGAGCGAGATCATCGGGACCGCCGGTCTCGTCAAGGTCGTGCGTCTGGCCGACGGACCCGTCGTCGGCGTGCATCTCGTGGGCGACCGCGTGGGCGAGCTCATCACGGAGGGGCAGCTCGCGGTCGGATGGGAAGCCCATCCGGAGGACCTTGCGCCGTTGATCCACGCCCACCCCACGCAGAGCGAAGCCCTCGGCGAGGCGTTCCTCGCGCTCGCAGGCAAGCCCCTGCACGCACTCTGA
- the sucB gene encoding 2-oxoglutarate dehydrogenase, E2 component, dihydrolipoamide succinyltransferase encodes MSTSVVLPALGESVTEGTVTRWLKQVGDTVQADEGLLEISTDKVDTEIPSPVSGVIEEILVQEDETVEVGAVLAKIGDGSGAGSDAEAPAAEAPAAEAPAAEAPTAEAPAAEAPTAEAPAAAPAGDAKDVVLPELGESVTEGTVTRWLKQVGEEVAADEPLLEISTDKVDTEIPAPFAGTLQEIVVAEDETVAVGAVLARIGSGAPAPAAPTDSAPVAAEPAAAAAPAPAPAAPAPAPAAPAPAAPTAAAPAAPAPAAPASAAPSPVPASSGSQVDDDGPTYVTPLVRRLAQQQGVDLASVTGTGVGGRIRKEDVLKAAEAASAAPTASAASAPAAAPVVEVSPLRGTTQPMSRLRKVLAERAVASMQQTAQLTTVIEVDVTKLSNFRDKVKGTFQEKTGDKLSFLPFFALAAAEGLQAFPIINSTVDGTDIVYPPTENLSIAVDTERGLLTPVLRDAGSKNLAQIAHEIADLAARTRDNKLKPDELAGGTFTLTNTGSRGALFDTPVVFLPQSAILGTGVVVKRPGVVTVDGKEAISVRSYVYLALSYDHRTIDGADAARFLGAVKARLEAAEFESQLGI; translated from the coding sequence ATGAGCACATCCGTGGTCCTCCCCGCGCTCGGAGAGAGCGTCACCGAGGGTACGGTGACCCGCTGGCTCAAGCAGGTAGGTGACACCGTTCAGGCCGATGAGGGCCTGCTGGAGATCTCGACCGACAAGGTCGACACCGAGATCCCGTCGCCCGTGAGCGGTGTCATCGAGGAGATCCTGGTTCAGGAGGACGAGACGGTCGAGGTCGGCGCGGTGCTCGCGAAGATCGGCGACGGTTCCGGAGCCGGAAGTGACGCTGAGGCTCCTGCCGCTGAGGCTCCTGCCGCTGAGGCTCCCGCTGCTGAGGCGCCCACTGCTGAGGCTCCCGCTGCTGAGGCGCCCACTGCTGAGGCTCCCGCCGCGGCACCTGCCGGCGACGCGAAGGACGTCGTGCTCCCCGAGCTCGGCGAGAGCGTGACGGAGGGAACGGTCACCCGCTGGCTGAAGCAGGTCGGCGAGGAGGTCGCCGCCGATGAGCCTCTGCTGGAGATCTCGACCGACAAGGTCGACACCGAGATCCCCGCCCCGTTCGCGGGAACGCTCCAGGAGATCGTCGTCGCGGAAGACGAGACGGTCGCCGTGGGCGCGGTGCTCGCTCGCATCGGCTCGGGCGCTCCTGCCCCGGCAGCACCGACCGATTCTGCTCCGGTCGCGGCCGAGCCCGCGGCTGCCGCTGCGCCCGCTCCGGCGCCCGCAGCGCCCGCTCCGGCGCCCGCAGCGCCCGCTCCCGCAGCTCCGACCGCCGCTGCTCCGGCAGCTCCGGCCCCCGCGGCTCCCGCATCGGCAGCTCCGTCCCCGGTGCCTGCCTCCAGCGGATCGCAGGTCGACGACGACGGACCGACCTACGTGACCCCGCTCGTCCGCCGACTCGCCCAGCAGCAGGGTGTCGATCTGGCCTCCGTCACCGGAACCGGTGTCGGCGGTCGTATCCGCAAGGAGGACGTCCTCAAGGCGGCAGAGGCGGCCTCGGCCGCCCCGACGGCATCCGCGGCAAGTGCACCGGCGGCGGCGCCGGTCGTCGAGGTCTCGCCCCTGCGCGGCACCACGCAGCCGATGTCGCGCCTGCGCAAGGTTCTCGCCGAGCGTGCGGTCGCCTCGATGCAGCAGACGGCGCAGCTGACAACGGTCATCGAGGTGGACGTCACCAAGCTGTCCAACTTCCGCGACAAGGTGAAGGGCACCTTCCAGGAGAAGACGGGCGACAAGCTGTCGTTCCTTCCCTTCTTCGCGCTGGCCGCGGCCGAGGGCCTTCAGGCTTTCCCGATCATCAACTCCACGGTCGACGGGACCGACATCGTGTACCCGCCGACGGAGAATCTGTCGATCGCCGTCGACACCGAGCGCGGACTGCTGACGCCCGTGCTGCGCGACGCCGGTTCGAAGAACCTGGCTCAGATCGCTCACGAGATCGCGGACCTCGCCGCTCGCACGCGAGACAACAAGCTGAAGCCCGACGAGCTCGCCGGCGGAACGTTCACGCTCACCAACACCGGTTCCCGCGGTGCGCTGTTCGACACGCCTGTCGTGTTCCTGCCTCAGTCGGCCATCCTCGGCACGGGCGTGGTCGTCAAGCGTCCCGGCGTCGTCACGGTCGACGGGAAGGAAGCGATCTCGGTCCGTTCGTACGTGTACCTGGCGCTGTCCTACGACCACCGGACGATCGACGGCGCCGACGCGGCCCGATTCCTCGGCGCGGTGAAGGCGCGGCTGGAAGCGGCCGAGTTCGAGTCGCAGCTCGGCATCTGA
- a CDS encoding DUF4191 domain-containing protein: MSSRSSAPEKRPGFFRQIRSLVSFTRDVYSWAPWVLLAIVVAGAGVGVLVGFFVPPVAVWSIILWAVTGVMFGILAAMMTLTRLSTKAMYKKIDGMPGAAGHVLSTSLGRRWVASDTPVGVNPRTQDAVYRVIGRGGVVIVGEGAAGRLTRLVNDERVKVQRVASGVPVHVFHVGHGEGDIPISKLAATIKALPKKVDRGTMAAVVKRVDSVSQSVTSLPIPKGIDPTKARAPRPR, from the coding sequence ATGTCATCGCGCAGTTCCGCCCCCGAAAAGCGGCCCGGCTTCTTCCGCCAGATCCGCTCGCTCGTCAGCTTCACCCGTGACGTCTACTCGTGGGCTCCCTGGGTGCTGTTGGCCATCGTGGTGGCGGGTGCGGGAGTCGGCGTCCTCGTCGGGTTCTTCGTGCCCCCGGTCGCTGTCTGGAGCATCATCCTGTGGGCCGTGACGGGCGTGATGTTCGGGATCCTGGCTGCGATGATGACGCTCACCCGTCTGTCGACTAAAGCGATGTACAAGAAGATCGACGGCATGCCGGGCGCTGCGGGTCACGTGCTGTCGACGTCGCTCGGGCGGCGATGGGTCGCGTCCGACACTCCCGTCGGCGTCAACCCCCGAACGCAGGATGCCGTTTACCGCGTCATCGGCCGCGGCGGTGTCGTGATCGTCGGCGAGGGTGCTGCCGGGCGTCTCACGAGGCTCGTCAACGACGAGCGCGTCAAGGTGCAGCGCGTGGCGTCGGGCGTGCCTGTCCACGTCTTCCACGTCGGTCACGGTGAAGGCGATATCCCCATCTCGAAGCTGGCGGCGACGATCAAGGCGCTCCCGAAGAAGGTGGACCGCGGCACGATGGCGGCCGTCGTCAAGCGCGTCGACTCCGTCTCGCAGTCGGTCACCTCCCTGCCGATCCCTAAGGGGATCGACCCGACGAAGGCGCGGGCGCCGCGCCCTCGCTGA
- a CDS encoding RDD family protein yields MPEAGSGSIARPGRRIAALAIDWACAVIVSIAFFSYDSFATLIVFAVVQLVFLPTLGGSPGHRLAGLRIQLLGGGWVGLWRPIIRTLLLLMVIPAVIWDPDQRGLHDKAAGTVLVRA; encoded by the coding sequence ATGCCGGAGGCGGGAAGCGGAAGCATCGCTCGCCCCGGTCGTCGGATCGCCGCACTCGCCATCGACTGGGCTTGCGCGGTCATCGTGTCGATCGCGTTCTTCTCGTACGACTCGTTCGCGACGCTGATCGTCTTCGCCGTCGTCCAGCTGGTGTTCCTACCCACGCTGGGAGGGAGCCCGGGCCACCGCCTCGCAGGTCTGCGGATCCAGTTGCTCGGTGGCGGGTGGGTGGGACTGTGGCGCCCCATCATCCGCACGCTGCTACTCCTCATGGTCATCCCCGCGGTGATCTGGGATCCGGATCAGCGTGGACTGCACGACAAGGCGGCCGGGACGGTACTCGTACGCGCCTGA
- the glnA gene encoding type I glutamate--ammonia ligase, with translation MFKDSSEVLKYIKDEDVKFLDIRFTDLPGVQQHFNIPASTVDEEFFTVGQLFDGSSIRGFANIHESDMQLIPDVSTAYLDPFREAKTLIMVFDIYNPRNGEIYAKDPRQVAKKAEKYLASTGIADTAFFAPEAEFYIFDDVRYSVTQNASFYSVDSEEGAWNTGREEEGGNLANKTPYKGGYFPVSPVDKTADLRDDISLKLIESGLVLERAHHEVGTGGQQEINYRFDTMVHSADDILKFKYIVKNTAEQWGKVATFMPKPLFGDNGSGMHTHQSLWLNGEPLFYDEKGYGGLSDTARWYIGGLLAHAPAVLAFTNPTLNSYKRLVKGYEAPVNLVYSAGNRSAAIRIPITGSNPKAKRIEFRAPDASGNPYLAFAAQMMAGLDGIKNRIEPHEPVDKDLYELPPEEAKNIPQVPNSLLDSLEALRADHEFLLAGGVFTPELIETWIEYKIENEIKPLAARPHPFEYELYFGV, from the coding sequence ATGTTCAAAGATTCATCCGAGGTGCTCAAGTACATCAAGGACGAGGACGTCAAGTTCCTCGACATCCGTTTCACGGATCTCCCGGGTGTGCAGCAGCACTTCAACATCCCTGCATCGACCGTCGACGAGGAGTTCTTCACCGTCGGTCAGCTGTTCGACGGCTCCTCGATCCGTGGCTTCGCGAACATCCACGAGTCCGACATGCAGCTCATCCCGGATGTCTCCACCGCTTACCTCGACCCGTTCCGCGAGGCGAAGACGCTCATCATGGTCTTCGACATCTACAACCCGCGCAACGGCGAAATCTACGCCAAGGACCCGCGTCAGGTCGCCAAGAAGGCCGAGAAGTACCTTGCCTCGACGGGGATCGCCGACACCGCGTTCTTCGCGCCGGAGGCCGAGTTCTACATCTTCGACGACGTGCGCTACTCGGTGACGCAGAACGCCAGCTTCTACAGCGTCGACTCCGAGGAGGGTGCCTGGAACACCGGCCGCGAGGAGGAGGGTGGAAACCTCGCCAACAAGACCCCGTACAAGGGCGGCTACTTCCCCGTCTCCCCCGTCGACAAGACCGCCGACCTGCGCGACGACATCTCGCTGAAGCTCATCGAGTCGGGTCTCGTGCTGGAGCGCGCGCACCACGAGGTGGGCACCGGTGGCCAGCAGGAGATCAACTATCGTTTCGACACGATGGTCCACTCCGCGGACGACATCCTCAAGTTCAAGTACATCGTCAAGAACACCGCCGAGCAGTGGGGCAAAGTCGCAACCTTCATGCCGAAGCCGCTCTTCGGCGACAACGGCTCGGGAATGCACACCCACCAGTCGCTGTGGCTGAACGGCGAACCCCTCTTCTACGACGAGAAGGGCTACGGCGGGCTGTCCGACACGGCGCGCTGGTACATCGGTGGCCTGCTTGCACACGCTCCCGCAGTGCTCGCGTTCACCAACCCGACGCTCAACTCGTACAAGCGCCTGGTCAAGGGATACGAAGCCCCCGTCAACCTCGTGTACTCGGCCGGAAACCGCTCCGCGGCCATCCGCATCCCGATCACGGGCTCCAACCCGAAGGCCAAGCGCATCGAGTTCCGCGCGCCCGACGCTTCCGGTAACCCCTACCTGGCCTTCGCCGCGCAGATGATGGCGGGTCTGGACGGCATCAAGAACCGCATCGAGCCGCACGAGCCGGTCGACAAGGACCTCTACGAGCTCCCGCCCGAGGAGGCCAAGAACATCCCGCAGGTGCCCAACTCGCTGCTGGACTCGCTGGAGGCTCTCCGTGCCGACCACGAGTTCCTTCTCGCCGGCGGGGTGTTCACGCCCGAGCTGATCGAGACCTGGATCGAGTACAAGATCGAGAACGAGATCAAGCCGCTCGCGGCGCGTCCGCACCCCTTCGAGTACGAGCTGTACTTCGGCGTCTGA